Proteins encoded by one window of Haladaptatus sp. ZSTT2:
- a CDS encoding type IV secretory system conjugative DNA transfer family protein yields MPATDAPPDDRSTAHSEHSFIRVRPTATAPNPRTVTKQFQRLHGLGPDTTTSLISRLVRRTPDPTTIEFRLVSDGTTETTIDYYVGIDSESVDVLERILNGMFPNTYELTRVTVDTLRVDETPDAAVEFLSNLERRRDWQTQLTAFEQFHETDHTRLPLSDVIETMATSSVPIVFQTLVQPKPDWSRQAEDRRIDIEAGLDTFGGALSNAIWGPPPKDEHILSASDEARLDELAARLTRRSFEVNARAVTLEADTDQSTSIRELATAFDSVSHTCYEISSAVYTDDDVDRVYEDIHTQRFYAADFDRLTNRLPWGKHTGRGIVADAREAPNFCILTGESLTSAGKRAVAPTPGERTSIPRPPAAQLRAYTDGLLVGHPLTQDGTASARGLSLPPSLQPLHVAWFGKTGSGKSTALVNAILENQEATEGANILIDPKGDGMGEAYCRAHFAKYGTLDNVLYFDCAEVLPAFSFFDIRDELDAGVARTTAVEDTVDHYIEILTQIMGKQRFEQAVRSPDIIRYLVKALFDPVNGDDAFSHRELHDAARRMHERQTAPAVSDDELERMLGGVVANRARSFDEIMQGVANRIEKIPVDKRLARMFNHVADRDGEETKGPHFDLADSLDENAVIIFDTGGLRSGAQRVLTLVILSNLWTALRRRTQKGEEDDHPLVNLYIEEAASVAVTDLLTEFLAKSRSFGCSVTLAMQFPGQLREASERAYNEVLNNVSTFVTGNVPIDRELAARLATDEMDATEVGNRLRALRRGQWFVKLPAAFDTAEPRPFLVRSAPLPPGDPAGARPLTESEQVRFEETMAELSKRTRDEMGVTLHTSSEADENGDEPTPSLRVDTALAHTKRMPETVEYDGEIHALRCVNCDNRYDRSIGGMKRAIACCSSLDAVDRDDIPVCSVGLKLTEEERELSDWTDPQLLFLQVVYNAQRLRYDELEYDILRDSMIRLQEYVGIESGAIQDLLDGDLLRHDTDHPHRLFTVTPEGRKEIGESYRQGVDYGHGKGDLEESSQHIVAVEILRQYIVTEFAENPESEVVEVVPYYEIREGELPAAGFMGGSDDAAAATDGFEQHRLDCVGLDAEGDVVVAGEAERINHDYRKAVPEDFDKMAACEPAESIWVVMSQSDGHKVLSALNNSNGGEPRVEKTYAETTPPQHFNIDTPGLTAMYPAAWLRDRYLER; encoded by the coding sequence ATGCCTGCCACAGACGCGCCTCCTGACGACCGGTCGACAGCCCACTCCGAACACTCCTTCATTCGCGTCCGCCCGACAGCCACCGCGCCGAACCCGCGAACGGTAACAAAACAGTTCCAACGCCTGCATGGCCTTGGCCCAGACACGACCACGAGTCTCATCTCTCGACTCGTCAGGCGAACCCCCGACCCGACAACCATCGAATTTCGCCTCGTCTCTGACGGCACAACCGAAACGACCATCGACTATTACGTCGGCATCGACAGCGAATCGGTCGACGTCCTTGAACGCATTCTCAATGGGATGTTTCCGAACACGTACGAACTCACTCGCGTGACTGTCGATACGCTGAGGGTGGATGAGACACCCGACGCTGCGGTCGAATTCCTTAGCAATCTAGAACGGCGCCGAGACTGGCAAACCCAGCTTACCGCGTTCGAACAGTTCCACGAAACTGACCACACCCGATTGCCACTCTCAGACGTCATCGAGACGATGGCAACGAGTTCGGTGCCGATTGTCTTCCAGACGCTCGTCCAACCGAAGCCTGACTGGTCGCGCCAGGCAGAAGACCGTCGCATCGACATCGAAGCCGGCCTCGACACCTTCGGTGGAGCGCTTTCGAACGCCATCTGGGGACCACCGCCGAAAGACGAGCATATCCTGTCTGCGAGTGATGAAGCCCGCCTCGACGAACTCGCAGCAAGGCTGACACGCCGCTCGTTCGAGGTGAACGCCCGCGCCGTCACACTCGAGGCAGACACCGACCAGTCCACCTCGATTCGCGAACTCGCAACCGCCTTCGACAGCGTGAGCCACACCTGCTATGAGATATCGAGTGCGGTGTACACCGACGACGACGTCGACCGCGTCTACGAGGACATCCACACACAGAGATTCTATGCGGCCGATTTCGACCGATTGACCAACAGACTCCCGTGGGGGAAACACACGGGCAGAGGGATCGTCGCAGATGCCCGGGAAGCCCCGAACTTCTGCATCCTCACCGGCGAGTCGCTTACCTCGGCTGGCAAGCGAGCAGTCGCGCCCACCCCAGGCGAGCGCACCTCGATTCCTCGCCCACCCGCAGCCCAGTTGCGTGCGTACACTGATGGCCTCCTCGTTGGCCATCCACTCACCCAGGATGGAACGGCAAGCGCCCGTGGCCTCTCGTTGCCACCATCACTCCAGCCGTTGCACGTCGCGTGGTTCGGGAAGACCGGGTCGGGGAAGTCCACAGCGCTCGTGAACGCCATCCTTGAAAATCAGGAAGCGACGGAGGGTGCGAACATCCTCATCGACCCGAAAGGTGATGGGATGGGCGAAGCCTACTGTCGCGCGCATTTTGCGAAATACGGAACGCTCGACAACGTGCTCTATTTCGACTGTGCGGAAGTCCTTCCAGCATTCTCGTTTTTCGATATTCGTGATGAACTCGACGCGGGGGTTGCACGAACCACGGCCGTCGAAGATACCGTCGACCACTACATCGAGATTCTCACCCAAATCATGGGCAAGCAGCGTTTCGAGCAAGCGGTGCGCTCGCCCGACATCATCCGCTATCTCGTGAAAGCACTGTTCGACCCGGTGAATGGGGATGATGCCTTCTCGCACCGAGAACTCCACGACGCGGCCCGCAGGATGCACGAGCGACAGACTGCACCCGCCGTGTCTGATGACGAACTCGAACGCATGCTCGGGGGCGTGGTCGCCAATCGTGCCCGCTCGTTTGACGAAATCATGCAGGGCGTAGCGAATCGGATTGAGAAGATTCCCGTTGACAAGCGACTGGCGCGGATGTTCAATCACGTTGCCGACAGAGATGGTGAGGAAACGAAGGGGCCGCACTTCGACCTCGCTGACTCCCTCGACGAGAATGCGGTGATTATCTTCGATACGGGCGGCCTCCGGAGTGGTGCCCAGCGCGTACTCACGCTCGTCATTCTCTCGAACCTCTGGACGGCGTTGCGAAGACGGACACAGAAAGGTGAGGAGGACGACCATCCGCTCGTGAATCTCTACATCGAGGAGGCCGCGAGCGTTGCAGTCACGGATTTGCTCACGGAGTTCCTCGCCAAGTCGCGGAGTTTTGGGTGTTCGGTGACCCTCGCAATGCAATTCCCCGGCCAGCTCAGAGAGGCGAGCGAACGGGCGTACAACGAGGTTCTCAATAACGTCTCGACATTCGTGACGGGGAACGTGCCCATCGACCGCGAGCTGGCTGCTCGGCTCGCGACCGACGAGATGGATGCGACGGAGGTTGGAAATCGCCTCCGGGCGTTGCGTCGTGGCCAGTGGTTCGTGAAGCTGCCTGCCGCGTTCGATACGGCTGAGCCTCGCCCGTTCCTCGTGCGGTCTGCGCCGTTGCCACCCGGCGACCCTGCGGGAGCGCGCCCGCTTACGGAGAGTGAGCAAGTGCGGTTTGAAGAGACGATGGCTGAGTTGTCCAAGCGGACGCGTGACGAAATGGGGGTTACGCTCCACACGTCGAGTGAGGCGGATGAAAACGGAGATGAACCAACCCCTTCGCTTCGAGTGGACACAGCGCTTGCGCACACCAAACGCATGCCTGAGACGGTGGAGTACGATGGGGAAATTCACGCCCTGCGTTGTGTGAACTGTGACAACCGCTACGACCGCTCCATCGGGGGCATGAAGCGTGCGATTGCGTGTTGTTCCTCGCTTGACGCGGTTGACCGCGATGATATTCCGGTCTGTTCGGTTGGGCTCAAGCTCACCGAAGAAGAACGAGAACTGTCCGACTGGACTGACCCTCAGTTGCTCTTCTTGCAGGTGGTGTACAACGCCCAGCGATTGCGCTATGACGAACTGGAGTACGACATCCTCCGCGATTCGATGATTCGCCTCCAAGAGTACGTCGGCATCGAGAGCGGGGCGATTCAGGATTTACTGGACGGGGACTTGCTTCGCCACGATACCGACCACCCACATCGGTTGTTTACGGTGACCCCCGAAGGTCGAAAAGAGATTGGCGAGAGCTACCGCCAAGGCGTCGATTACGGCCACGGAAAGGGTGATTTGGAGGAATCGAGTCAGCACATCGTCGCCGTTGAGATACTTCGACAGTACATCGTGACTGAGTTCGCAGAGAATCCTGAGTCGGAGGTCGTCGAGGTGGTTCCGTACTACGAGATTCGTGAAGGCGAGTTGCCTGCGGCTGGCTTTATGGGTGGCTCAGACGACGCTGCGGCTGCGACAGATGGGTTTGAACAACATCGCCTCGACTGTGTGGGGTTGGATGCTGAAGGCGATGTCGTGGTTGCAGGAGAGGCAGAGCGAATCAATCACGATTACCGGAAAGCCGTTCCCGAAGATTTCGATAAGATGGCTGCGTGTGAGCCAGCAGAATCGATTTGGGTGGTGATGTCGCAATCAGATGGGCACAAGGTGTTGTCGGCGTTGAACAACTCGAACGGAGGCGAGCCGCGTGTGGAGAAGACCTACGCTGAGACAACGCCACCCCAGCATTTCAACATCGACACACCCGGGTTGACGGCGATGTATCCTGCGGCGTGGTTGCGTGACCGGTATTTGGAGCGGTGA
- a CDS encoding DUF7342 family protein, translating into MAGNRDIDRIRDSIGHDGPSEKAPTDRKPPKEEFGSSLREKRENEPTADRVYRVALALYEPTRVSDIAERAACSKNGARTHLDRLVELGVLTKASENPDRYERNESYFEWRRRHELAQLSDRERRDRIAALLRRHAEFNELFGADTPDEVDPLALPTDDVEARWLALTKWESVRREVRKLRSISRDVPDEGVV; encoded by the coding sequence ATGGCTGGGAACCGAGACATCGACCGCATTCGAGATTCAATCGGGCACGACGGTCCCTCTGAGAAAGCACCAACCGATCGAAAGCCGCCCAAAGAGGAGTTCGGTTCATCGCTTCGTGAAAAGCGTGAGAACGAACCGACTGCAGACCGGGTGTACCGTGTTGCGCTTGCATTGTACGAGCCAACCCGCGTGAGCGATATCGCCGAGCGAGCAGCGTGTTCGAAAAACGGGGCACGAACGCACCTCGACCGGCTCGTCGAATTGGGAGTCTTGACGAAGGCAAGCGAGAACCCCGACCGCTACGAACGAAACGAGTCCTACTTCGAATGGCGTCGCCGACACGAACTTGCGCAGTTGAGCGACCGGGAACGACGTGACAGAATCGCTGCATTGCTTCGCCGTCACGCAGAATTTAACGAGTTGTTCGGTGCTGACACGCCCGACGAAGTAGACCCACTTGCGTTGCCGACAGATGATGTCGAAGCTCGCTGGCTTGCACTCACGAAATGGGAAAGCGTTCGTCGCGAAGTTCGCAAGTTGCGCTCGATTTCTCGTGATGTGCCTGACGAGGGTGTGGTGTGA
- a CDS encoding CoA-binding protein has protein sequence MPIEDTDGLRRILGYKRVAVVGASTSFEKDAHIVPAYLQRHGYEIIPVNPTTDEVFGEPAYDSLAEVPGTVDVVQIFRPAEEVPEIVEQAIARGDVKAIWMQLGIRNYEAAKMAEDAGLEVVQDHCMKVEHGQLIRHPMD, from the coding sequence ATGCCAATCGAGGACACCGACGGACTTCGCCGGATTCTCGGCTACAAGCGAGTCGCCGTCGTCGGGGCATCCACCTCCTTCGAGAAAGATGCCCACATCGTGCCCGCGTACCTCCAGCGCCACGGCTACGAAATCATCCCCGTCAACCCGACGACAGACGAGGTTTTCGGCGAACCCGCCTACGATTCACTCGCCGAGGTACCAGGGACGGTCGACGTGGTGCAGATTTTTCGCCCAGCCGAAGAAGTCCCCGAAATCGTCGAACAGGCAATCGCCCGCGGCGACGTGAAGGCAATCTGGATGCAACTCGGGATTCGTAACTACGAGGCGGCCAAGATGGCCGAAGACGCCGGATTGGAGGTCGTTCAGGACCATTGCATGAAAGTAGAACACGGACAGCTCATTCGCCACCCGATGGACTGA
- a CDS encoding DUF998 domain-containing protein: protein MSGSNRRLRRFALAGMLGPIAWWLLIVLNGAITPGYSHVSDFISTLGSVGAPYAFLQQLNFGIFGGSILALAAGIHFWFDDGRRPRVSTALLGVFGSGVLLAAVFPENPAAPDSVTDTLHTIVSIVAFLAGVSAVSLVTRRLGAEDRWPTYRYEPAVTPVVVLMTFVVSVSTVIIESPLLGLTQRVFIGVMSLWVAGQSRRLYRLSGESDQVELDEEWSKSSDSETVG, encoded by the coding sequence ATGTCCGGATCCAACCGACGATTACGTCGGTTCGCCCTCGCCGGTATGCTCGGGCCAATCGCGTGGTGGCTCCTTATCGTACTCAACGGGGCCATCACACCGGGCTACAGCCACGTGAGTGACTTCATCAGCACGCTTGGCTCGGTGGGGGCTCCGTACGCCTTCTTGCAGCAGCTCAACTTCGGTATCTTCGGAGGCTCCATCCTCGCACTGGCGGCCGGCATCCACTTCTGGTTCGATGATGGACGCAGACCCCGCGTTTCGACCGCGCTGCTCGGCGTCTTCGGGAGCGGCGTCCTCCTGGCCGCGGTGTTCCCCGAGAATCCCGCGGCGCCCGATTCAGTGACCGACACGCTGCACACCATCGTCAGCATCGTCGCGTTCCTGGCTGGCGTCTCGGCAGTGAGCCTCGTCACTCGCCGGCTCGGTGCCGAAGACCGATGGCCGACCTATCGGTACGAACCGGCAGTGACGCCAGTCGTCGTCCTCATGACGTTCGTCGTCTCGGTGTCCACCGTCATCATCGAATCACCACTCCTCGGGCTCACCCAACGGGTGTTCATCGGCGTGATGTCGCTGTGGGTGGCCGGGCAGTCGCGTAGACTGTATCGTTTGAGTGGTGAATCCGACCAGGTTGAACTTGATGAGGAATGGTCGAAATCCAGCGACTCGGAGACTGTTGGTTGA
- a CDS encoding NUDIX hydrolase gives MTLSEPHAFPENEIIVTGIAKRDGETLFVKNTKPDRDWELPSGTVEDGETLEGAMHREFLEETGCTVEESEPVMVLVWAFPDSILTQIIYHITCGSQEVETVDEIAETRWMDEIPDDVSFGSISREAFEDLLELDNEDALSRLRHLIDGPIKSRKSLAAGAATGGLAVLALAHRYLPRKEPPSEE, from the coding sequence ATGACGCTGAGTGAACCTCATGCCTTCCCGGAGAACGAAATTATCGTGACAGGGATCGCGAAACGCGACGGGGAAACCCTCTTCGTGAAGAACACGAAACCCGACCGAGACTGGGAGTTACCAAGTGGCACTGTCGAAGACGGGGAAACCCTGGAGGGAGCGATGCATCGAGAGTTCCTCGAAGAGACTGGATGTACGGTCGAGGAGTCAGAGCCGGTAATGGTGTTAGTGTGGGCGTTTCCCGACAGCATCCTCACTCAAATCATCTACCACATCACATGTGGGTCACAAGAAGTAGAAACAGTAGACGAGATAGCGGAAACACGCTGGATGGACGAAATTCCCGACGACGTTTCGTTCGGGTCAATCAGCCGAGAAGCCTTCGAGGACTTGCTGGAGCTAGACAATGAGGACGCACTCTCACGGCTTCGCCACCTGATAGATGGCCCGATTAAGTCACGGAAATCGTTGGCAGCTGGCGCCGCAACCGGGGGTCTCGCGGTCCTAGCCTTAGCACACCGGTACCTTCCACGGAAAGAACCCCCGTCTGAAGAGTAG
- a CDS encoding zinc ribbon domain-containing protein: protein MIVLSCPSCGFECDRDLNAAYNILQRAFSEVGQGLPESTSSESYSGSDGRTRALLSLTPVEMSAAVDATVASASLVVEPGSPVLNVRSA from the coding sequence TTGATAGTATTATCGTGTCCATCGTGTGGGTTCGAGTGTGACCGTGACCTGAATGCGGCGTATAACATTCTTCAGCGTGCGTTTTCTGAAGTAGGGCAGGGACTGCCCGAATCAACGTCCTCAGAATCGTATAGCGGTTCTGATGGGCGAACGAGAGCATTGCTCTCGTTAACGCCTGTGGAGATGAGTGCCGCTGTGGACGCTACGGTGGCGTCTGCAAGCCTCGTCGTAGAACCAGGAAGCCCCGTCCTCAACGTACGCAGTGCGTAG
- a CDS encoding DHH family phosphoesterase, translated as MTADLPSDGTKTEALVECLQSTDTLSIICHDNPDPDTLASALALGRVGAHAGVGSIRKLYRGDISHQQNRVFVNLLDIELDTYDVDDVGSMECVALVDSAGPGRNNGLEDNATVDIIIDHHVANTPDGPFRDVRSGYASTTEILVEHLRELEIKPHPRLATAMQFAIRQDTDDYLRQASSNMHEKAQYLHEFTDMELLQKMAKPPVSETTLAALGTAINTRTVRSSYLIANVGRITERDAVPQATDYLLQLEGVETVIVFGINGRKIHVSARSKDPRVQLGELLDEIFGDVGSAGGHDGMAAAQLPLGIFGDVSDYEDELILIADNLIEQRVFEATGHDNPYS; from the coding sequence ATGACAGCCGACCTTCCCTCGGATGGGACTAAAACCGAGGCACTCGTCGAGTGTCTCCAGTCCACGGACACGTTATCGATTATTTGCCACGATAACCCCGACCCGGACACACTTGCGAGCGCGCTGGCTCTCGGGCGAGTCGGAGCCCACGCAGGGGTCGGGTCCATCCGAAAGTTGTACCGTGGGGACATCAGCCACCAGCAGAACCGTGTGTTTGTCAATCTCCTCGATATCGAGTTGGACACGTATGACGTCGACGATGTCGGTTCGATGGAGTGTGTTGCACTCGTCGACAGTGCGGGTCCCGGACGAAACAACGGTCTAGAGGACAACGCCACCGTGGATATCATCATCGACCACCACGTAGCCAACACGCCCGACGGACCGTTTCGAGATGTCAGAAGCGGGTATGCCAGCACAACGGAGATACTCGTCGAGCACCTCCGCGAACTCGAAATCAAACCGCATCCGCGGCTCGCGACTGCAATGCAGTTCGCGATTCGGCAGGATACTGATGATTATCTCCGGCAAGCCTCGTCGAACATGCACGAGAAGGCACAGTATCTCCACGAGTTCACGGATATGGAACTGCTCCAAAAGATGGCTAAGCCACCGGTCTCCGAGACCACACTCGCTGCCCTAGGCACGGCGATAAACACTCGGACCGTACGCTCGTCGTACTTAATCGCGAACGTTGGTCGCATTACCGAACGTGACGCTGTCCCGCAGGCCACCGACTACCTGCTCCAGCTCGAGGGCGTCGAAACCGTCATCGTGTTCGGAATCAATGGACGGAAAATTCACGTAAGCGCTCGGTCGAAAGATCCGCGCGTCCAGCTCGGAGAACTCCTAGACGAGATTTTCGGCGATGTTGGAAGCGCTGGCGGTCACGACGGTATGGCCGCGGCCCAACTACCACTTGGGATTTTCGGAGACGTATCAGATTATGAGGATGAACTAATCCTGATCGCTGATAATCTCATCGAGCAGCGTGTCTTTGAGGCTACGGGGCACGACAATCCCTACAGCTGA
- a CDS encoding AbrB/MazE/SpoVT family DNA-binding domain-containing protein: MSTQTDQQGRLYIPKEVREKYGDKYHIVTYDDRIELIPVADDPLGAVREAAGDLRETSVAKIREDIEAEAKADARGKDADK, from the coding sequence ATGTCAACACAGACGGACCAACAGGGGCGTCTTTACATTCCAAAGGAAGTGCGGGAGAAGTACGGAGACAAGTACCATATTGTGACGTATGATGATCGAATTGAGCTCATCCCAGTAGCCGACGATCCATTGGGTGCAGTTCGTGAGGCAGCTGGCGACCTCCGTGAGACGTCAGTAGCAAAAATTCGAGAGGATATCGAAGCAGAGGCAAAGGCTGATGCTCGCGGAAAAGATGCAGATAAATGA
- a CDS encoding PIN domain-containing protein has protein sequence MTVYVETDFLLALAKDSDWLQGSAEEALDTYEVETSAFSYLELVLARERYEFDFVPLVANLLELVPVQNEQEKQIVLKGVNYYDEGMTPFDAFHAATAETRGLDVLSSEKDYEDIDVNRLPLEPTDEE, from the coding sequence ATGACTGTATACGTTGAAACCGACTTCTTGCTCGCCCTCGCCAAGGATTCAGATTGGCTGCAAGGGTCCGCGGAGGAAGCGCTCGATACGTACGAAGTGGAAACATCGGCGTTTTCGTATCTTGAACTCGTACTCGCCAGAGAACGCTATGAGTTTGATTTCGTTCCCCTTGTGGCGAACCTTTTAGAGCTCGTTCCCGTCCAGAATGAGCAAGAAAAGCAAATCGTTTTGAAAGGGGTCAACTACTACGACGAAGGGATGACGCCGTTCGATGCATTCCACGCTGCGACCGCAGAAACGCGGGGACTTGACGTACTCTCGTCTGAGAAAGATTACGAGGACATAGACGTCAATAGACTCCCACTGGAACCTACTGACGAGGAGTAA
- a CDS encoding DUF4268 domain-containing protein gives MTEDIARIEEHELRSVWPHEERDFTKWLTSNIDVLAAELGLEIEEANSEEAVGSFSADIVGKEMNSGGIVVIENQYGPTDHDHLGKLLTYSAGKNAEFTIWLAEHFRPEHRSVLEWLNESGPKDIKFFGIRPRVVSIEGADSKGFEFEVLVEPNDWERDLTNGLSETEQAYKDFFGQLATAYAEHRPNWYKLTPQPQPWLAFGAGRSGLAFVWAFHKGPEFCVELYIDTSDPQENDAIFQTLQNQQGEIEASLDQELVWQHLPEKRACRIKLTQDISGKITELGTVEQNKLVEWGVTRMDAFQDEFENRISEL, from the coding sequence ATGACCGAGGATATTGCCCGGATAGAGGAACATGAGCTACGGAGTGTCTGGCCGCATGAAGAGCGAGATTTCACCAAGTGGCTCACCTCGAATATTGATGTGTTAGCGGCAGAACTCGGACTTGAGATTGAGGAGGCAAACTCCGAGGAAGCTGTTGGTTCTTTCTCAGCAGATATCGTGGGCAAGGAGATGAATAGTGGCGGAATCGTCGTGATTGAGAATCAGTATGGCCCAACTGACCACGACCATCTCGGAAAACTGCTTACGTATTCAGCAGGCAAAAATGCAGAGTTCACCATTTGGCTCGCAGAACACTTCCGTCCTGAACATCGGAGTGTGCTTGAATGGCTCAACGAAAGCGGCCCGAAGGACATCAAATTCTTCGGTATTCGACCGAGGGTTGTGAGTATCGAAGGGGCAGATTCTAAAGGATTCGAGTTCGAGGTTCTTGTCGAACCGAACGATTGGGAACGAGACTTAACGAACGGGTTGTCCGAGACTGAGCAAGCGTATAAGGACTTTTTCGGACAGCTGGCGACTGCGTACGCAGAACACCGTCCTAACTGGTATAAACTGACTCCACAGCCACAGCCGTGGCTGGCCTTTGGCGCGGGCAGGAGTGGATTAGCCTTCGTATGGGCGTTCCACAAAGGTCCCGAATTTTGTGTTGAACTCTACATCGACACATCTGATCCACAGGAGAACGATGCTATCTTCCAAACGCTACAAAACCAACAAGGGGAGATCGAAGCCAGTTTGGACCAGGAGTTGGTCTGGCAGCATCTTCCAGAAAAACGAGCGTGTAGAATCAAGCTAACGCAGGATATCTCAGGGAAGATCACAGAGTTAGGGACTGTCGAACAGAACAAGCTCGTTGAGTGGGGCGTCACACGAATGGACGCTTTCCAAGATGAATTCGAGAATCGAATCTCAGAGTTATAA
- a CDS encoding Cdc6/Cdc18 family protein: MIRDARVLQDDFLPQEVQHREAEVTQLSTTLAALTRDEIPETAFLSGPSGVGKTCIAKFTVDRLREELIDVNHQYINCWEDYNRYRTLYRILEGIGQTLDVHRQSTPLDELLERVRSYDGPPYVVILDEVDQLEDTSVLYDLYNTPRIHMVLIANEEDDLFAELEERVRSRLLSSVRIRFERYHLEELVTILEDRAQWGLSEGAIGKQQLALIADAAAGDARVAIGILRNAARRAQQENADTITFEMVHESVPRGKAEVKRKAVDKLHPHQHALYEILRDEGELSPGDLYERYTEKVENPKTKRTVRNYLTKMDHYGLVIAEGTNRGRTYRPQ, encoded by the coding sequence ATGATACGGGATGCGAGAGTGCTTCAGGACGACTTCCTGCCCCAAGAAGTGCAACACAGAGAGGCAGAAGTCACCCAACTCTCCACCACGCTCGCAGCCCTCACGCGCGACGAAATTCCCGAGACAGCCTTCCTCTCCGGGCCATCGGGCGTCGGAAAGACCTGTATTGCGAAATTCACGGTCGACCGACTCCGCGAGGAACTCATCGACGTCAATCACCAGTACATCAACTGCTGGGAGGACTACAACCGATACCGCACGCTCTACCGTATCCTCGAAGGCATCGGCCAGACGCTCGATGTGCATCGCCAATCGACGCCACTCGACGAACTCCTTGAGCGGGTACGCTCGTACGACGGCCCACCCTACGTCGTCATCCTCGATGAGGTAGACCAGCTCGAAGACACCTCTGTGCTCTACGACCTCTACAACACACCGCGCATCCATATGGTGCTCATCGCAAACGAGGAGGACGACCTGTTTGCCGAACTCGAAGAACGGGTGCGCAGTCGCCTGCTGAGTAGCGTCCGCATTCGCTTCGAACGCTATCACTTAGAAGAACTCGTCACCATCCTCGAAGACAGAGCGCAGTGGGGATTATCGGAAGGCGCTATCGGAAAGCAACAATTGGCGCTGATTGCCGATGCTGCAGCGGGCGATGCACGGGTCGCAATCGGCATTCTCAGGAACGCCGCGAGACGTGCTCAACAGGAGAATGCAGACACCATCACGTTCGAGATGGTCCACGAGTCCGTCCCGCGAGGAAAGGCCGAAGTCAAGCGCAAAGCCGTCGATAAACTCCATCCCCATCAGCACGCCCTCTACGAGATTCTCCGCGACGAAGGCGAACTCTCACCGGGCGATTTGTACGAGCGCTATACCGAGAAAGTGGAGAATCCAAAGACCAAGCGGACGGTCAGAAACTATCTGACCAAGATGGACCATTACGGGCTCGTCATCGCGGAAGGGACGAATCGCGGGCGAACGTATCGTCCTCAATAA